A window from Dama dama isolate Ldn47 chromosome 11, ASM3311817v1, whole genome shotgun sequence encodes these proteins:
- the LOC133065482 gene encoding large ribosomal subunit protein uL16-like, which produces MSIRTKLQNKEHVVEALRQAKFKFPGRQKIHISKKWGFTKFNADEFENMVAEMRLIPDGCGVKYIPNCGPLDKWQALHS; this is translated from the coding sequence ATGTCCATCCGCACCAAGCTGCAGAACAAGGAGCATGTGGTTGAAGCCCTCCGCCAGGCCAAGTTCAAGTTCCCTGGCCGTCAGAAGATCCACATCTCCAAGAAGTGGGGATTTACCAAGTTCAATGCTGATGAATTTGAGAACATGGTGGCAGAAATGCGACTAATCCCGGACGGCTGTGGGGTCAAATACATCCCTAATTGTGGTCCCCTGGACAAATGGCAGGCCCTGCACTCATGA